The Acinonyx jubatus isolate Ajub_Pintada_27869175 chromosome D1, VMU_Ajub_asm_v1.0, whole genome shotgun sequence genome includes a window with the following:
- the HARBI1 gene encoding putative nuclease HARBI1 has product MAIPITVLDCDLLLYGRGHRTLDRFKLDDVTDEYLMSMYGFPRQFIYYLVELLGASLSRPTQRSRAISPETQILAALGFYTSGSFQTRMGDAIGISQASMSRCVANVTEALVERATQFIRFPADEASMQAVKDEFYGLAGMPGVIGVVDCIHVAIKAPNAEDLSYVNRKGLHSLNCLMVCDIRGALMTVETNWPGSLQDYAVLQQSSLSSQFEAGMHKDSWLLGDNSFFLRTWLMTPLHIPETPAEYRYNMAHSATHSVIEKTFRTLCSRFRCLDGSKGALQYSPEKSSHIILACCVLHNISLEHGMDVWSSPMTGPMEQPPEEEYEHMESLDLEADRIRQELMLTHFS; this is encoded by the exons ATGGCTATACCAATAACAGTGCTTGACTGTGATCTCTTGTTGTATGGCCGAGGTCACCGGACATTGGACCGCTTTAAGCTGGATGATGTGACCGATGAATATTTGATGTCCATGTATGGGTTTCCTCGACAGTTCATTTATTACTTGGTGGAACTCTTAGGGGCGAGTCTTTCTAGACCTACTCAGAGATCCAGGGCTATTAGCCCAGAGACACAAATCCTTGCAGCACTGGGCTTCTATACTTCAGGTTCCTTCCAGACTCGGATGGGAGACGCTATTGGAATCAGTCAGGCATCTATGAGTCGATGTGTTGCCAATGTCACTGAAGCACTTGTGGAAAGAGCCACACAGTTCATTCGCTTTCCAGCTGATGAAGCCTCCATGCAGGCTGTGAAGGATGAATTCTACGGGTTGGCAGGGATGCCAGGGGTGATAGGGGTGGTTGACTGTATCCATGTGGCAATCAAGGCACCAAATGCTGAAGATCTCTCCTATGTGAACCGCAAAGGTCTGCATTCTTTAAACTGCCTGATGGTGTGTGACATCAGAGGGGCATTAATGACTGTGGAGACCAACTGGCCAGGTAGCCTACAGGACTATGCTGTGCTGCAGCAATCCTCCCTCAGTAGTCAGTTTGAAGCTGGAATGCACAAAGATAGCTGGCTGCTTG GTGATAATTCCTTCTTTCTCCGTACTTGGCTCATGACCCCCCTTCACATTCCTGAAACTCCAGCGGAATATCGCTATAATATGGCCCATTCTGCTACTCACAGTGTGATTGAGAAGACCTTCCGAACCCTCTGTTCCCGATTCCGCTGCCTGGATGGATCCAAAGGGGCACTGCAGTACTCACCAGAAAAGTCCAGCCACATTATCTTGGCTTGTTGTGTCCTCCACAACATCTCCCTGGAGCATGGGATGGATGTTTGGTCCTCTCCAATGACAGGACCCATGGAACAGCCCCCTGAGGAAGAGTATGAGCACATGGAGTCCCTGGACCTAGAGGCTGACCGAATACGTCAGGAGCTGATGCTCACTCATTTTAGCTAA